TTCGAGGCTGCTCCGCGCCGACTAGGGGCAGAAGCCGCCGGAGCTTGCGTGTCAGCAGTCTTAGCAGCTGAGCGTGCCGGACGGTCAGTTACAGAAGACCCACGCTGGTGTGCGGAAATTGATTCAACAAGGTCGCCCTTGCGCATCCTCGATCCGCCAGTGATGCCCAACTGGCCTGCCAGAATTTGCAGCTGAGCCAATTTCAGGCCAGCTAAACCTGCAGACTTGGCAGGTGCGCTCGTAGCAGTGGTGTCCAAATCAGCAGCTTTGGAAGCAGCGGCTGAAGTTACGGTTTCGGTCACGAAGGATCCTTCCCCCTCGATGGCGGGCCCAATTATTGAGGCCGCGATGATTAGTGTCAGACTCCCCAAGTGCAACCGCACTGGCTGGCAAGGGGAAAAATCTGAGGTTCCATTTCTGTTCCTGAACAACGTCAGGGATCCAGGAAATGGTGTGGTTCACTCTATGAATCAAATCTGAAATGGGAGTGATCCTAGGAGCAATGCGGCGGCTGCCATGCGTTGATCCAGCGGCCACCGTGCAAGAACGCACAGACCGTTAGAGTGGCATCAAGTGTCCTATAAACAAAGTTTATTTCCGCACTGGCCAGATGGCAGCCATTCAGGGAAAGCATTTATGGGCTACGGATGTACTTCCACTTTAGCACCTTCAAGGTCAATCTGAAGCCGCGATACTCGCCAGGACACGCCGTGTTCGGACGAATTCAGGAAATTCCCGCCCTTTTTTGTGATGTAGCCCACAATACGCTCCGCTTCGGCACCGCCATTGGCCAGCACCATAACGGTTGGACCCGCTCCCGAAATAAAAGCTGCGAAACCCTCCGCCCGCAATTGCCGAACAAGAGCGGCACTCTCCGGCATCGCCGCAGCCCGGTAGTCCTGGTGCAGGTAGTCCCGCGTGCCAGCAAAGAGCAAAGACGGATCCTTCGTCAACGCATGCATCAGCACCGCGGCCCGGCCTGAATTAGCCGCCGCGTCAGCGTGAGAGACCATAGCCGGCAGCATTCCGCGGGCCTGTTCAGTTTTCAGTTCAACGTTCGGGATTGCCACCACAGGAATAACCATGGACGACGGCGTGACCTTGGCACTGGCGTATCCCGAGCCTTCCTGCCAGGAGACGGCGACGGCACCATATATTGCCGGGGCAACATTATCCGGGTGACCTTCAAGCTCTGAGGCCAACTGCAGAATCCAGGCTTTGTCTTGCCGATCCTCCGGTTCCACCAAAGCATTGGCGGCCATAATGGCCGCCACTATGGCCGAGGCCGAGGAGCCTAGACCACGGCCGTGTGGGAGCACATTGGCTGCTGTGACCCGCAGTCCGTGACGGCTGTAGCCCAGGCGTGCCCACACCAGATCAATAGTCTTAACAACCAGGTGGCTGGCATCTCGTGGAAGGTCCGCAATCCCTTCTCCGCTGAGTTCAAACTCCAGCTCATTGGCGGCCAGGGTTTCGATGTTCAGGGTGTCATACAGCGATACTGCCAAGCCTAAAGAATCGAAGCCCGGCCCAAGGTTTGCGCTTGTGCCTGGAACACGCACCGTCACGCTAGCCCCAATGGCGGGCGTTTTTAGAATCGAGGAAGTCATGGAGGTGCCTGTCATGATGGTGTGCGGCTAGTCTGTCAGGCCCAGAGCATCGGCGACTGTAACCACGTCAAAGGCAACCGACTGTGGAGCCGCTGAGCTGCCGTCTGCGTTTTTCAGCGCCCAATCAGGGTCCTTGAGTCCGTGCCCAGTGACTGTGATGACGAATGTCTTGCCTGTGGGAACCTCTCCGGCCGCGTGCTTCTTGATAAGTCCCGCAACGCCTGCTGCCGAACCGGGCTCAACGAACACGCCTTCCTTAGCTGAAAGCCAGCGGTGCGCGGCAAGAATTTCCTCATCGGTGACCGCTTCGATGAGCCCGCCGGACTCATCCCTTGCAGCAATCGCCATGTCCCATGATGCCGGGTTGCCAATTCGAATGGCCGTGGCAATGGTGTCGGGTTCGGTGATGGGGTGACCGGCCACGAAGGGTGCCGCACCAGCTGCTTGGAAGCCCCACATGATGGGTGTGTGGGTGGACACTGCTGGCAGTGTTCCCGCAGTTGCGCTCTCATACGGGGCAGCGTACTCGCGGTAGCCCCTCCAGTAGGCGCTGATGTTCCCGGCGTTGCCCACGGGCAGCACATGGTAATCCGGCGCATCCCCTAGTGCGTCCACCACTTCAAAGGCACCAGTCTTCTGGCCCTCAATGCGGGCGGGATTAACCGAGTTAACTAAAAAGACCGGGTAGGAATCCGCAAGCTTACGGGCTACATCGAGGCAGTTATCGAAGTTACCGTCCACCTGCAAAATGGTGGCCCCATGGGCCACTGCTTGGCTGAGTTTACCCATGGAGATCTTACCCTCGGGAACCAGCACGGCACAGGTCAGCCCTGCAGCTTTGGCATAGGCAGCCGCTGAAGCAGAGGTGTTGCCCGTGGAGGCGCACACAACAGCTTTGGCTCCGGATGCAACGGCGGCTGTCATGGCCATTGTCATGCCGCGATCCTTGAATGAACCTGTGGGGTTCATTCCTTCCACCTTCAAATACACCTTGGAACCGGTTAGTTCAGAAAGATGCCGCGCAAACACCAACGGTGTTCCGCCCTCACCCAAGGTGATGATCTTAGTTTCTGCCGTGACAGGCAAACGCTCTGCATATTCGCGGACAACCCCGCGCCACTGGTGAGCCATTAGACTCCCTCCACCCTCAAGACACTAGTAACTGAATTTATGACGTCTAGGCCATTGATGGCTGCAACGGTTGCTGCCAAGGCAGCCTCGCTTGCTCGGTGAGTGACAATACGCAGCTCGGCTGCGCCGTCTCCATCGCGTTCACCACTTTCCCGGTGAACTGTTTGGCGCATCGATTCAATTGATACACCGTTCTCGGCGAAGAGTGCGGAAATCTTTGAGAGAACCCCCGGCTGATCTGCTGCATCTAAATCAATGTAGTAGCGCGTGGATACGGCCTCCAGGGGAAGCACCGGCAGGACCTCAATGGTTGAATCTGTCCGGCCGGGCCCACCCAGCACTAGGCGGCGGGCCGCTGATACAACATCGCCCATGATGGCCGAGGCAGTGGGGGAACCGCCGGCGCCTGGTCCGTAGAACATGAGCTCTCCGGCTGATTCCGCTTCCACAAATACCGCATTGAACGCCCCACGCACAGCAGCCAACGGGTGTTCACGGGGAAGAAGTGTGGGATGCACGCGGACGCATACGCCGGAGGTGAGCTCACCGGCGTCGTTAGTTTCCGTGATCTTCTCGGCAATGGCCAGCAACTTGATAACATAACCGGCATCTTTTGCTGCAGCAATGTCGGTGGCTGTTACGGAGGTGATGCCCTGACAATGCACATCCTCAAGTGCAAAGCGGGTGTGGAATGCCAGCGAGGCCAAAATCGCGCCTTTGGCTGCTGCGTCCAGGCCCTGCACATCGGCGGTAGGATCCGCTTCCGCATAGCCCAGCCGGGTAGCCTCAGCCAAGGCATCGGAGAATTCGGCGCCCGTGGAATCCATGGCGTCCAAAATGAAATTAGTAGTGCCATTGACTATGCCCATGACGCGGGTGATCTTATCCCCGGCCAGGCTGTCAGTGATGGGGCGCAAAATCGGGATGGCACCAGCTACGGCAGCCTCGTAGGAGAGCTGGACACCAGCGGCGTCGGCCTTCTCGTACAAGGTGGGTCCGTCAACTGCCAGCAGCGCCTTGTTCCCTGTCACAACAGCGGCACCATGTTCAATAGCTTCCAGGATCAACGTGCGGGCCGGCTCCAGGCCGCCCATGAGCTCAATGACGATGTCCGCTTCACGAACCAGTGCCGAGGCATCCGTTGTGTAAAGCTCCTGGGGCGCGGCATAATCTCGGACAGTTCCAAGGTTGCGCACGGCAATGCCGACAAGCTCAAGCCGGGCTCCTGTCCGAGCGGCCAAAGTGTTGCTGTCCTCAAGTAGAATGCGGGCAACTTGCGAGCCCACATTTCCTGCGCCAAGGAGCGCCACCTTCAGGGTTTTGATGTGGGTGGATACTGAATTCTCCACGGTATTGCGCTCTGTCAAAGGTCTCTAGGCCCCTAAATCGCGTGCCAGTAAATCGTCTTCTGTTTCGCCCCGCACAATCAAGCGTGCGGTGCCGTTTCTTACGGCTACTACGGGCGGCCGGGGCACGTAGTTGTAGTTGCTGGCAAGTGCCCAGCAATACGCGCCCGTTCCCGGAACTGCCAGCAGATCCCCGGCCGCCACGTCATTGGGCAGATATACATCTCTAACAACAATGTCACCGCTCTCGCAATGTTTGCCCACCACTCGGGACAGCGCAGGGGTGGCGCCGGAGGCACGGTTAGCCAGAATTGCTGAATAATCGGCGTCGTAAAGCACCGGACGAGCGTTATCGCTCATGCCACCGTCCACCGACACATAACGGCGCGGGGCCGTCACATCAGGCTGGCCAGCGACCTCAACCTGCACGGTTTTCAGCGTCCCGGTCTCATACAGGGTGAACGTTGTGCTGCCAACAATGGCGCGGCCCGGTTCAATGGATATCCGCGGAGCGTTCATGTTCAGTTCAGCACAGGTGTCTCGGACGACGGCGGCCATCGCCACTGCGATTTCCCCAGCTGGGCGCGGGGTATCCACCGCAGTATAGGCAATGCCGTAGCCGCCACCCAGGTCAAGCTCGGGCAGCGTGATGCCGTACTTGTTTTGGATTTCGCTGGTGAAGTGCAGCAGTTTGCGGGCTGCAATTTCAAAGCCTTCCGGCTCAAAAATCTGTGAGCCAATGTGGGCGTGGAAGCCAAGGAAATTGATGCTCTTTGCTTCCACTGCCAGCTTGGAGGCTGCCTCTGCTGCGCTCATTCCGTGCGCTTCGGGGTCTTCGGCAATGAAGGAGAGCCCAAATTTTTGGTCCTCGTGCGCCGTGGCGATGGATTCGTGGGTGTGGGCGTGCACTCCCGGGGTGAGCCGGAGCATGACGTTGGCCGTGGTGTTCGCAGCAGTTGCCAACTCTGCAACGCGTTTGAGCTCATGGAGGCTATCCACCACGATGCGGCCCAGCTCCATATCCAGCGCCCGCCTAATCTCAGCGTCGGATTTGTTATTGCCGTGCAGCCCTAAGTTGGCACCTTGCAGCCCGGCCCTGCGAGCCAGTGCCAGTTCGCCGCCGGAACAGGTGTCAAGGCGCAGACCTTCCGCGTCAACCCAACGAGCCACCTCGATGGACAGGAACGCCTTGCCAGCGTAGTAAACGTCCACACCGCCACAGATGTCCTTGAAGGCGTCATCGAATGCCGTCTTGAACATGCGTGCACGGGCCCTGAAATCATCTTCACTCATGACAAACAATGGTGTGCCAAACTCTGCCTTCAACTCGCTAACGGGCACACCGCTGATGGTGACTTCGCCACTTTGGCCGCGTTCGACGTCGTGCGACCACATGACGGGCAATAAGGTGTTCAGGTCTCCAGCGGCCGGTAGCCACTTCGGTGCCAGCTCGGCGCCGGCAATCTTTGTTTGGCTCATAGTCCTACATCCGTTCCGGGGCGTGGACGCCCAGCAGTGAGAGCCCGTTGGCAAGAACCTGGCCCACGGCGTCGTTGAGCCACAGACGGGTGCGGTTCACATCGGTGATGGTTTCTTCGCCCATGGGGGTCACCCGGCAGGCGTCGTACCAGCGGTGGTAGGCGCCGGCAATGACTTCCAGGTGGCGGGCCACACGGTGCGGTTCGCGGAACGTGGCAGCCTGGGTCAACACCCCGGGGTATTGACCCAGAACAGCAAGCAGCTCGGATTCGGTGGCATGGTTCAACGCCGCCGCGTCAAAACTGCTGCGCTCAATGCCGGCCGCAGCCGCGTTGCGCCCCACAGCACAGGTGCGAGCGTGAGCGTACTGCACGTAGAACACGGGGTTTTCGTTGGATTTTTTAGTCAGCACGTCCAAGTCAATATCGATGTTGGAATCACTGGAGAAGCGGGCCAAAGAATAGCGGGCTGCGTCATTACCCACAGCATCAACCAGGTCCTCCATGGTGACCACTGTGCCCGCCCGTTTGGACATGCGTACGGGCTTGCCGTCCTGGACCAGATTCACCATCTGGCCAATGAGCACCTCAACACGGTTGGCGTCATCGCCCATGGCTGCAGCGGCCGCCTTGAGCCGGGCTACGTAGCCGTGGTGGTCGGCGCCAAGCATGTAGATGCACAGGTCGAAGTCGCGCTCGCGCTTGTTCCTGAAGTAGGCAATGTCACCAGCTATGTAGGCGGCGTTGCCGTCACTCTTAATGACAACCCGGTCCTTGTCATCGCCGTAGTCGGTGGAGTTCAGCCACCAGGCGCCGTCCTTGAGGTACATATTCCCGGACCCCTTGAGCTGGTCAAGGAGCTCCTCCACCGCACCATCCTGGAACAAGGAATTTTCGTGGAAGTACACGTCAAAGTCAACGCCAAAATCATGCAGTGAGGAGCGGATAGCCGCAAACATCAGTTCCACGCCCTGGGCGCGGAACTCTTCCTGCGGGTCCGCTGATTCCAGAATGCCAGGATTCTTGGCCATGACATCTTTGGCAATATCCTCTATGTACGCTCCACCGTAGCCATCTTCGGGAGCAGGAGCCCCCTGCGCACTGGCGAGCAATGAGCGGGCAAATTTATCGATCTGATTACCGTGATCGTTGAAGTAGTACTCACGGGTTACATCCGCACCTTGGGAGATGAAGATACGTGCCAAGGAATCACCTACGGCTGCCCAGCGGGTGCCACCTAGGTGGATGGGTCCGGTGGGGTTGGCCGAGACAAACTCCAAATTGATCTTGGTTCCTGCCATGGCAGTGTTGGTACCAAAGTTCTCTCCGGACTCCACGATCGCCTTGGCTAGTTCGCCAGCGGCCGCAGCGTCAACGGTGATGTTTAAGAAGCCTGGTCCGGCAATATCCACCTTGGACACACCCGGAATATCGCCCAGTCGCGTTTGCAGGATCGCCGCAATGTTCCGTGGCGGAACACCGGCTGGTTTGGCCAGCTGCAAAGCAATATTCGTTGCCCAGTCGCCGTGCTCGCGGCTTTTAGGCCGCTCAACGCGCACTTCCGTGGGTAGGGCCGAGGCAGGAACACTGAGTTCACCGGCGTCGACGGCTTCTTTGAGGCAGGAGGTAATGGCGGTGGAAAGTTCTTCAGGAGTCACGGTCCTAAGTGTACGGTTCCGCCCGCATCCTCCCCCAATCCGCCGATGTTTTGTTCAGTTTGTGGCACAACTTTTTATGGCGGACACTTCCGCTGCGCACGGAGTTGCCGCCGTGTTAGGAAGTAGCCGCCCGCGGTTCGAAGTCGTCTTCAAGCATTCTGGGCCGGCAAATAATCCATGCCCCGGTGCCCAGGAGAAACAAGGTAGCAAAAAGGAACACAAAGGGACCCGTCCATGAGCCCGTCCATTGACGTAGCAAGCCAAAGAACAACGGGCCTGTGCAAGCAAGGGTGTAGCCCATGCCTTGGCCGAAGCCGGACAACGCACCGGCGCCTTCATGAGTTCTGGTTCGGTGATTAATCAGCAGCAAGGCCAGCGGGAACGTCCCCGGCCCCAAACCAGTGAACACCACCCAGATCCAGGTTCCGGTGGCTGGAGAAAGCAACAAACCCAGGTAGCCAATAACGAAGCAGCCAAGCATCACCACTACGGCCGGAAATGGGTTACGCATCTTGGCCGCAATAATCGGTATGCACAGGCTCAAAGGCAGGCCCAGCGCGCCAAAGAGCGCAAGCATTGACCCTGCATGGGCTCTATCGAGTCCTGCTTGGGAGAGAATTTCCGGCAACCACGCAAACATCGCATATGTATTCAGTGACGTGCAGCCAAACATGAACGTCAAGCCCCACGCCGTAGGTGAGCGCCACAAGTTCATCTTTGGCGCCGGGGCAATAACGGCTGAGTACACTTCCAGCTCCGGACCCTGCACGGGCGCGTCCGGCTGATCCCCGGCGGCCGGCGGTTGACCCACGTAAGGTGGCACCGGAGTATTGCGTTGAGAAAAGAGGGCCATAAGCCAAGGAATAAGGGCAATGGTGCTGATGCCCGCCCATGAGGCCAACGAGAACTGCCAGTTGGTGGCATCAGCCATTGGCACGGCGAGCTGCGCGGGCAGTGCTGTGCCGATGGAAATTGCCGTGACGTAAACGGCTGTCATGAGGCCGATCTTGGTGGGGAAGTGCTTCTTTACCAGAGGTGGCAGGAGCACATTTCCGGCGCCGAGGCCACCGAAAGCCACAACCGAAAAGACCAGAAAAAGTGGCGTGCCGGGGACCATGACACGGGCCACTTGGCCAACGATTCCCAGCAATATGGAGGCCACGATGAGCTTTTCCAATGATGCAAGCCGGATGACATAGGGCGTGAGGAAACCGAAAAGCCCAAACGCCGCGGTGGGGAGCATGCCCAGGATGCCGATCGTTGCCGGGCTCAGCGGTAAATCGGTGTCAATGGTTGAGATCAGCGGCGGCACCACCGTGACGGCACCGCGCAGGGTCAAAGCTGTGAGAATAATGCCGGCTGCGAAAAGCCACATTTTTTGCTGTTTTTTCGCGTTCATATTCTCACCATTGCCCCAACGTTACCCTTAGTTGCCGGGCTCAAGCCGGGAAATCGGGGTGCCCTGGCTCACCCGTCGGATTCGAAGAAAGCACTCGCCTTCCCGGTTTACCTCCAACCCCTCACACCTGCTAAGCTCTTTCTCGTTCCCTTTGGCAGCCACGGTTGCCGCGCCTTCGTAGCTCAGGGGATAGAGCGTCCGCCTCCGGAGCGGAAGGTCGTAGGTTCGAATCCTATCGAGGGCACATTTTAATGGTGTCCGGTCCTGTGAAATATTTCACAGGACCGGACACCATTTTTTTCATCTTTGAACGTGCGCTCACCCTTGACTTCCGGCCCGGTATCCGGGAGGCTCATCCGCATCGACGACGCTGAAGGGTTAACATGAGCCAGCAGGAATTTCCCACGTTTCCGAGCGACTTTCTCTGGGGCGTTTCCACCGCCTCATACCAAATCGAGGGTGCCACCAGGGAGGACGGGCGAGGACCTTCCAGTTGGGATGCATTCGTGGCCCAGCCGGGCAGGATCTCAAATGGCGACACGGGTGAGGTTGCCTGCGATCACTACCACCGGTACCCCGAGGACATCAAGATCATGAAGGGGCTAGGTGTTGACGCCTACCGTTTCAGTTTCTCCTGGTCCCGCATTCAGCCAGAAGGCAAAGGCGCATCGAACCCATTGGGGTTGGAATTTTATGACAGGTTGGTTGATGGACTCCTAGAAGCAGGTATTGAGCCAAGCCCCACTCTTTTCCACTGGGATACCCCACTGGAGCTGGAACAGGACGGCGGCTGGATGAACCGAGACACGGCAGAGCGATTCGCTGATTATGCACAAATAGTTGGTGAGCGTTTTTCTGACCGGGTCTCCCGCTGGATCACCATCAATGAGCCCGCAGCCTTGACACTTATGGGCTATGGGGCAGGTATTCATGCACCAGGGCTCGCGCTAGGCTTCGATGCCTTGCCTGCAGCTCATCATCTGCTGCTGGCCCACGGACTCGGGGTGGCGGCATTGCGTTCTGCCGGGGCCGGGAACATTGGCATCGCCAACAATCACGGCGTCACCTGGCCAGCGAGCATGGCGGAGGAGGACGTTCAGGCAGCTGGCCTGTATGACAACATTGCCAACTGGATCTTTGCCGATCCCATTCTCGCAGGAGCCTATCCGGAGGTTTTGGCGCCATTCCTGCCGGCCATTCCCGATGGCGATTTGGCCATCATCTGCGCACCCCTAGATTGGTATGGCATCAATTCCTACAATCCCACCCTGGTGGGCGCACCCACTTCAGGTCAATCCGCGCTGGTTGACGGGCACAGGATCGATCAGTCACTGCCATTCTCACTCAGGGAATTGGAGGGTTACCCTCGGACAGATTTTGACTGGCCCGTGGTGCCGGCGGCATTCACCGAATTACTACTCGGGTTCAAAGCCCGATATGGCGAGAAACTACCACCAATTTACATAACGGAGAACGGGGCTGCCATCAACGACGGTCCAGATCGACAGGGCCGGGTAGCGGATCAACGCAGGATCGATTACACAGACGCCCACCTACAGGCATTGGCAGCCGCAATGGAGGCAGGAGTTGATGTGCGTGGATACTTCCACTGGTCACTTATGGACAACTTCGAATGGGCTGCGGGTTTTTCCCAACGGTTTGGGCTTGTTCACATCGACTACCAAACACAGCGACGCACACCAAAAGACTCCTACTACTGGTATCAGCAGTTAATCCGGCATTCCAAAGCCAACGGCATCTAGTTTTGCGCCAGCTACTTCCCGCAGTTGATCCCGGATTCCGGGAAGCAGCTGGCTGTATTATTTGCCGAAGAATTATTTGCCGAAGAATGCCAGCAATGCGGTGTTTACTTCCTCTGCATGCGTCCACAGCAAACCGTGGGGTGCACCTTCCACTTCAACGTAGTCTGCTTCTGGCAGTGCCTTGCGGAAACGCCGTGCTGTTGCCTCGATCGGAAGAATGTTGTCCTTGGTGCCGTGCAGAATCAACGCTGGTTTTCCGCTGGTTCGAACAACTTCAACATCGCCGCGGAAATCTTCCAGCCACGCTGGCACTACGGCGTACGCCGCAACTGGAGCGCTCAAAACAGCTGTGTTCCAGCTGGCAGTCACCATCTCTTGGCTAATCCTTGAACCCAGATTTTCCTCAAGATTATAGAAACCGGAGAAGAAATTGGTGTACCAAGCGAATCGGTCGCCCTTGGCCTGGGCCACAATATCGTCGAAGACCTCCTGGGGAACTCCCCCGGTGTTGTCATCTCCGGATAGCAGGAACGGCTCCAAAGAGGATAGGAACGCAAGCTTTTTAACTCGTGCGTGTCCATACTTGGCTACGTACCGTGCAAGCTCACCTGTGCCCATGGAAAAGCCCACCAGGATAACATCCTTCAGATCAAGGGTTTCAAGGACGGTATTTAAATCTGCGGCGAAGGTGTCATAGTCATATCCCATGGCAACCTTGCTGGATTGCCCGAATCCTCTGCGGTCGTAGGTGATGACCCGGTAGCCCGCATCCAATAACTCACGTGTTTGCCGTTCCCAACTGTGCCCATCCAGTGGGTACCCATGGATCAACACAACTGGCTGGCCTGTGCCTTGGTCTTCATAGTAAAGCTCGATGGTGGTGCTGTTTTCTTTTCCAACAGTGATGTAGCCCATGCTGAGATTCCTTCCTAACGAAGTGCGCAACGGCAGTGCACGCATCCTTTCATCACGCTAGAGAACGTACGTTTCACTGTCAATGATGTTCCCTGCATGATCCATGGCGGCCCGTCGCCAAAGCCCGTACTTGCGATGCCATCTAGTTCAGAAACATTTTGAAACCCGCGTGGGATTGAGTGAAACCCAGCCGCTCGTAAAAGCGGTGCGCTTCGGTACGGGAATGATCGCTCGTTAGTTGCACCAAAGTGGCGCCTCTATGGCTTGCTTCGGCCACGGCCCAGCGAATCATGGCGCTGCCCAGACCCGCTCCACGAAGCCCTTGATCCACCCGAACTGCTTCAATCTGCAGCCGGGTTGCCCCACCTCGAGCCAGCCCTGGCAAAAAGGTCAGCTGCATAGTCGCCACCACGTGAGAGTTGGCATCATCCACCACGCACAGCACATGGGCCGGATCGGCATCTATGGCGTGAAAAGCCGCCACATATGAAGCTCGCCGCTCCGGTTCGGCTGAATCAACAGCTGCCCGCAGCGAGTCTTGGGCCAACAGCTCAACGATCGGACCGACGTCGTCCTCTACCGCCCTGCGCAGCCGAAAATTCCTGTCTGCGAGCGCGAAACTTGCTAGTGACATGCTGTGATCCTTTCCGGCTGATGCCAGCAACAATGGACACCAACACCACGAGGATACCTAGGATCTGCCACAGATTCAGACTTTGACCAACTAGCAGCCAGCCCAGCACAATTGCTACCACCGGGCTGAGCAGACCCAAGAACGCAGCCGATCCGGCTGGAAGTTTAGATAATCCCCGGAACCAACAAAAGTAGGCCAACGCCGTGCCCATAAGTGTCAGGTAAAGGTAGCCAATCATATTTGGCACGCTTAACGGTTGGGTAGGCAAGCCCTCGTAGGCGAGCATCAGCAAAGTCAACGAGATTCCCCCGGCAAGTAGTTGCCAAGCCGTGGTGGTGAGCGCAGATTCCGGTTGACCCGAGCGTGAGCTGGGTTGGCCCCACTTCTTGGCAAGTACAGTTCCGGCAGCCATGGACGCTGTGCCCCCAACTGCTGCTGCCAGTCCGAGCCCATCCAGGCGCACCTGAGATTGCAGGACGATCAATGCCACGCCAAAAACTCCTGTGGCACCCGCTACAAGGCGTCTAGGCGTGAGCTTCTCGTGGAGCACCCTGCTGGCAAGCAATGCAACGAGCAACGGCTGAATGCCACCAACAATGGCAGCCACTCCCCCGGGAAGACGATACGCGGCAACAAACAACAGCGCGAAGAACATACCAATGTTAAGCATTCCCAGAATCCACGATTTCCACCACCAGGAGCCCTGTGGCAACCGGCGAGCCAGCGCAAGGAGCAACAGTCCCGCGGGCAAGGCACGTAAGACGCCCGCCAGCAACGGTCGGCTCTCGGGTAGTAGCAGCGTGGTGGTCAGGTAGGTGGTCCCCCAAAGGATCGGAGCCAGTGAAGTGACGATGACAAGTCCCAAATTTTTACTAAGCACTTAGCTCTCTTAGCTAAGTGCTTAGCGAATTGCTAAGGTGGGTCTATGCCAGAGCAACTAGACCGCATCCTCGCCCAATGGCGTGCAGAGAAACCGCATTTGGACGTTTCGCCCATGGCTGTCATTGGCAGGCTTGGCCGCGCCTCGGCTGCCGTAGATGCCCGTCTTGGCGCCACGTTCGCCGAGCATGACATGGACGCTTCAACGTTTGACGTACTTGCCACGCTCCTGCGCAGCGGACCGCCATACAGCCTGGCACCTGGGGCACTTTCACAAGATGCCATGATTTCCTCCAGCGCCGTTGCCCAACGGCTCAATAAGCTGGAAACCCGAGGACTTCTCACCAGAGCCGCCAACCCTGACGATGGGCGCGGCACACTGGTGACGCTGACTGCCGCCGGACACACCCTCATCGAAGCAAGCTTGCCGGATCATCTGGCTACTGAACACGCCATCATGGGCTCACTGACAAAGTCCGAGCAGGCACAGCTTGCTGCGCTGCTGCAGCTCCTGGAAGAAGGAGCGTGCTCCACAACACAACGTGGAGTGAGCGAGCGTGCGCCACAACACAACGTGGAGTGAGCGAGCGTGCCTGGGGGCGGGAAATATTCGTGAAAGACTTTCGCCATGACCAAATTGATCGCGGCGCTGGCCATTCTCGCTGTGTTGGCATGGGCAGTCACTGCCACCGCCTCGTGGATTTCCACAAAGAAGGCCCCCTTAGCCATCGCCGCAGGCCGGGCAGCAACACCCGTTTCGGCTGTACAGCTAAATAAGGCCATGCAGCGTGCACAATTGCGTGCTGTAGCCGCCATCATCTTTGCCTTGGTCATGTTTGCAGCCCTGGTCCGTGTCTCTGTCGGTTTGAGTGGCCAAGCGGGTTTAACAATCGCCCTCACTGCCGGATTGTCTGCCAGCGGCGGGCTCCTGATGTATTCCGCCTTACCTGCCGGAAAGCTCCCGGAAACTCCTGGACAACCATTAGCCGCCGGGCACATACTGCTCTTGCCTATCGCGGCACTTATTCTCTTCATCGCGTACCTGGTGCTCCATCCTCTTGCCTCATC
This genomic window from Arthrobacter sp. TMP15 contains:
- a CDS encoding homoserine dehydrogenase; the protein is MKTLKVALLGAGNVGSQVARILLEDSNTLAARTGARLELVGIAVRNLGTVRDYAAPQELYTTDASALVREADIVIELMGGLEPARTLILEAIEHGAAVVTGNKALLAVDGPTLYEKADAAGVQLSYEAAVAGAIPILRPITDSLAGDKITRVMGIVNGTTNFILDAMDSTGAEFSDALAEATRLGYAEADPTADVQGLDAAAKGAILASLAFHTRFALEDVHCQGITSVTATDIAAAKDAGYVIKLLAIAEKITETNDAGELTSGVCVRVHPTLLPREHPLAAVRGAFNAVFVEAESAGELMFYGPGAGGSPTASAIMGDVVSAARRLVLGGPGRTDSTIEVLPVLPLEAVSTRYYIDLDAADQPGVLSKISALFAENGVSIESMRQTVHRESGERDGDGAAELRIVTHRASEAALAATVAAINGLDVINSVTSVLRVEGV
- the thrC gene encoding threonine synthase is translated as MAHQWRGVVREYAERLPVTAETKIITLGEGGTPLVFARHLSELTGSKVYLKVEGMNPTGSFKDRGMTMAMTAAVASGAKAVVCASTGNTSASAAAYAKAAGLTCAVLVPEGKISMGKLSQAVAHGATILQVDGNFDNCLDVARKLADSYPVFLVNSVNPARIEGQKTGAFEVVDALGDAPDYHVLPVGNAGNISAYWRGYREYAAPYESATAGTLPAVSTHTPIMWGFQAAGAAPFVAGHPITEPDTIATAIRIGNPASWDMAIAARDESGGLIEAVTDEEILAAHRWLSAKEGVFVEPGSAAGVAGLIKKHAAGEVPTGKTFVITVTGHGLKDPDWALKNADGSSAAPQSVAFDVVTVADALGLTD
- the lysA gene encoding diaminopimelate decarboxylase, with the protein product MSQTKIAGAELAPKWLPAAGDLNTLLPVMWSHDVERGQSGEVTISGVPVSELKAEFGTPLFVMSEDDFRARARMFKTAFDDAFKDICGGVDVYYAGKAFLSIEVARWVDAEGLRLDTCSGGELALARRAGLQGANLGLHGNNKSDAEIRRALDMELGRIVVDSLHELKRVAELATAANTTANVMLRLTPGVHAHTHESIATAHEDQKFGLSFIAEDPEAHGMSAAEAASKLAVEAKSINFLGFHAHIGSQIFEPEGFEIAARKLLHFTSEIQNKYGITLPELDLGGGYGIAYTAVDTPRPAGEIAVAMAAVVRDTCAELNMNAPRISIEPGRAIVGSTTFTLYETGTLKTVQVEVAGQPDVTAPRRYVSVDGGMSDNARPVLYDADYSAILANRASGATPALSRVVGKHCESGDIVVRDVYLPNDVAAGDLLAVPGTGAYCWALASNYNYVPRPPVVAVRNGTARLIVRGETEDDLLARDLGA
- the thrB gene encoding homoserine kinase translates to MTSSILKTPAIGASVTVRVPGTSANLGPGFDSLGLAVSLYDTLNIETLAANELEFELSGEGIADLPRDASHLVVKTIDLVWARLGYSRHGLRVTAANVLPHGRGLGSSASAIVAAIMAANALVEPEDRQDKAWILQLASELEGHPDNVAPAIYGAVAVSWQEGSGYASAKVTPSSMVIPVVAIPNVELKTEQARGMLPAMVSHADAAANSGRAAVLMHALTKDPSLLFAGTRDYLHQDYRAAAMPESAALVRQLRAEGFAAFISGAGPTVMVLANGGAEAERIVGYITKKGGNFLNSSEHGVSWRVSRLQIDLEGAKVEVHP